The proteins below come from a single Deferribacterota bacterium genomic window:
- a CDS encoding S41 family peptidase: protein MNLLKARLVHIIVVYAVFITIVVPSCVFAEKEDAYKQLDILSKAISIIENNYVEDVDLKELVYGAIQGMLTELDPHSSFLTPKVYKEFKIETKGEFGGLGITISIRDSLLTIIAPIEDTPASRAGLKAGDIIVKINDTATSGLTLDEAVKMMRGKPGTKVRLTIFREGENKPFEVELEREIIKIKSVKSDVYNDTAYIKLTQFQQGSANEIIDALKDIQKNNDINGIILDMRNNPGGLLNEAIRVASIFLQNGKTVVFTKDRNKTEQHFKTEKVSYKELDKPMVVLVNNGSASASEIVAGALKDHRRALVVGTKTFGKASVQTLIPMPDESAIKLTTALYYTPSGTSIQSVGIDPNVYIPSGKIVVDNTSGFLTERSLSRHIIGSSEKLEGIEKKKDSIDEDLYNDLQLSVALQILEGFIEHGAKAEKEGK from the coding sequence ATGAATTTGTTAAAGGCTAGACTTGTGCATATTATTGTTGTATATGCCGTATTTATTACCATTGTAGTACCATCATGTGTGTTTGCAGAAAAAGAAGACGCATATAAGCAGTTAGATATTCTATCAAAAGCAATAAGTATTATAGAAAATAATTATGTTGAGGATGTAGATTTAAAAGAGCTAGTATATGGGGCTATACAGGGGATGCTAACTGAGCTTGACCCTCATTCGTCTTTTTTAACACCAAAAGTTTATAAAGAGTTTAAGATTGAAACTAAAGGGGAGTTTGGTGGATTGGGGATAACAATAAGTATTAGAGATAGTCTATTAACAATTATAGCTCCCATTGAGGATACCCCTGCTTCAAGAGCAGGATTAAAGGCGGGGGATATAATAGTTAAAATAAATGATACAGCAACAAGTGGGTTAACATTAGATGAAGCAGTAAAAATGATGAGGGGAAAACCAGGAACAAAGGTTAGGCTTACTATTTTTAGGGAAGGAGAAAATAAGCCTTTTGAAGTAGAATTAGAGAGAGAGATTATAAAGATAAAATCAGTGAAGAGTGACGTGTATAATGATACAGCTTATATTAAACTAACCCAATTTCAACAGGGTTCAGCAAATGAGATAATAGATGCTCTAAAAGATATCCAGAAAAATAATGATATAAATGGGATTATCTTAGATATGAGAAATAACCCTGGTGGTCTTTTAAATGAAGCCATTAGAGTGGCAAGTATATTTCTTCAAAATGGGAAAACTGTTGTTTTTACAAAAGATAGAAATAAAACTGAGCAACATTTTAAAACAGAAAAGGTTAGCTATAAAGAATTAGACAAACCTATGGTTGTGTTAGTTAATAATGGGAGCGCATCAGCCTCTGAGATTGTTGCTGGTGCTTTGAAAGATCATAGAAGGGCTTTGGTGGTTGGCACAAAGACCTTTGGAAAAGCCTCAGTACAAACACTTATCCCTATGCCTGATGAATCAGCTATTAAATTAACAACAGCACTTTATTACACCCCTAGTGGCACATCTATACAAAGTGTTGGAATAGATCCAAATGTTTATATACCATCTGGCAAGATTGTAGTAGATAATACGAGTGGCTTTTTAACTGAACGATCCCTTAGTAGACATATAATAGGAAGTAGTGAAAAATTGGAAGGTATTGAAAAGAAAAAAGATAGCATTGATGAGGACCTTTATAATGATTTACAGCTAAGTGTAGCATTGCAAATATTAGAAGGATTTATTGAGCATGGCGCAAAAGCAGAGAAAGAGGGCAAATAG